A segment of the Siphonobacter curvatus genome:
GAGCTAATCGCTGAAATCCAGTAAACCCCCAACGCCTGGTCACTGAATGCCAGGCGTTTTTTCGTCCTATCCAGTGTAGTGTAGGGGCTCCACTTTTGAGCCATGTTTCAGCTCCTAATCAAATCAGCACTCAACTACCTGCCCACCATCTGGCAATTCATCAAAAGCAATAAAAGCCGCTTTCTCATTGAGGTGGCCGTAACCATCTTTTCAGCAGCTCTGGGCTACGGAATCAAGTACTTTTCAAACGATGCTACCCTGAAAGCCTGCCAGGACGAACGAACGGTACTACTCAGGGAAACTGCCGCCAAGTCCGCCGCCCTGGAGGCCGTTAAATACGCGGGCGTTATTGCCACTTTACAAACTCAGTTAACCCAAGCCAATGATACGATTTTACTCCAGAAGCAAAAGGCAGCTAGTGACAGCATTAGCCGTATGTCTGAGCTTGAATCTATGCGGGCAATCATTAACTACCTCCGACAGTACCCAAGTGGTCCAGGATTTCGTACGCCACGCTAACGCCATTCTGGACTCGCTGAACCGTTTCGAGTTCACCAAAGCCCGGTATGCAAACCTCCTAAACCAGTACGCCCAGGGACAACAGCAGCAGCTCAGCCTACTGGTACGTATTGAAGAGCTGCAAAGACAGAACGAGCAGCTCAATACCGCTCTGACCAAAACACAGATACAGCTCGACGAAGAACGCCGAAAAAAACGAGCGAAAGCCTGGGAAAACTGGTTCTGGAGAGCCTTGGCCGGTGGGCTTATCTACAACCAAACCCGCCGCTAAAGCCGTCCTTTCTGCCAGCTGGTAGCCCCGCCAATTTTGGCAAAAAAAGAATGGCACAAAAAGTAATAAAGCGAAGGGCCGTCTTTGCTGAAATCCACCAGGACACTGTCGGGGACCAGGTGCATACCTTTTCCGTCAAGTATCGAAAAAAAGAGGGCGAAGAAGGCTACAAAGCCAAGGTTTCCAAAAGCCTCCAGCGATTACCTGGACAATCCGGATTTCGGCAAAACGTGAGTTTAAACCACGTGCTTTTGCTACACGATCACGAAAAAAATCACCCGTTTGAAATCCTTATTGACCTGATGGTAGAATACAATGGGATGATTATAGACCACACAATTTAATGTATCAATTTTCAGAAAACCTGTACATGGTGGAAGCCAGGGGCGGCGGTGCAATGGTGGAGCTAACCGGGCGGCGGGATGCCTCCTTCGGCGTTGGCTCCATTTTTCAGGCCACTAACGACTCTCTTCCACACGTCCGCTGGGGCGTGGCTGATAACCAGCCGAACACCATTAGCCGGGTGATTCAGAAAAACAATCAGGTACGCGGCCAGCTCGACTCCCTGCGAGACATGATTTACGGCTCAGGGCTGGGGTTCTTTAAAAAGCAGATTACCGAAAACGGCAAACTCGACATGGTTCCGTTTACCGACAACCGGCTGGAGGATTGGATGGAAGAAACCAACCTTCAGGGCTTTTGTATCGCCTCGATTAATCAGTTTGTACAGAACGCAAACCGTTTTACCCGGATGATCTGGAACCCGATCCGGGAATATTACGAACTGGAGGTTTCTGACTGTTTTGTGACCCGTATCGGCAAGCCTGATAAATACGGTGTTTTCGAGTATCATACAAACCCCTATTTCGGGGAAGGTATGTTTATCAATCACAAGGAAACCCAAAAAATTCAGGCGTTCGATGCCCGCCAGTCCGTGCAGGCGGCGACCGTAACCATGCACCACTCGAAAGCCGACATTCCCGGCAATCCGTTCTACGCGTATCCGTCCTGGTGGTGTGCCCTGGACTGGATTGAGCTGGCGAACCTTATTCCCTTGTTTCACAAAAGCGGCCTTAAAAATGGGTACAACATCAAGTACCTCATTCGGATGCCCAAGGACTATTTTGATAAGGACGGCGACCGCGACCTGGACCAAAAAAAGGTACGGCAGCGGTGGGACGCCTTCGGCGTTAATCTGAGTAAATGGATGAGCGGGACAGATAACGTAAACAAGTCAATGCTCATCAAGTATATGCGTGGCCAGGACGGTAAAATGCTCGATAACATCGACGTAATACCGCTCAAAAACGAAATGAGCGACGACGCCTACAGCAAAGTGTGGGAAATGTCAAACGTCAGTATCGCCAATAGTATGGGCATTCTGCCGACGCTGGCAGGGGTCAACCCTGGCAAGGGCAACGACTCCGGAAGCCAAATCCGGGTGATGGCCGACTACCAGCAGCATTACCGCACGCCGGTACCCCGCCAGCTGATGCTGGAGCCGATTCGCCACAGCCTCCGGGCGATGGGCTACCGGGACGTAGTACCGGCTTTCAAGGACGTACTCATTACCAACCTGGACGAAAACCCGAACGGGAAAAAGGCCACTGTAAACCCCGCCGCCTAATGCTTCTTTCTGATAGCGTCATAAAGGCCCGTCTAGGGGCCGTACAAACCAAGCTAGGGTGGGAAACCATGAAGCCCTACGCGGAATCCGCTGAGCGAAAATTCAAGGGTGTGGTGGGCCTGGCCGTCTGCCGGTACCTGGAAACAATCACTACCCAGAGCGATGCCTACGAGCTGCGGGCTTTGGCTGAGAGTGCCCTGACCTGGTCGGCCTACGTGTTGGCCCTGCCACACCTGAAAGTACGGGTGGGCGATCTGGGTTTGATGAAAACGAGCCCTCCCAATACGGTGGCTATTACCAAATGGGAGTACATCGACACGTTGGAAGCCGCCGAGAAGCAGGCCGACGAAAACCTGGAGGATTTTTTCGAGTTGCTGGATGCCCTCAAGCCAGCCGCCTGGACCGAATCCACCGCGTACGCTCAGCGGCGTAAACACTTCATCCGCTCATACGACGAACTAGCCGCGTACGTCAGTTTGGGAGGTGGACGAAACGGGCGGTTCTTTTCCATGCTGGTGCCCTATATCGCACGAGCGGAAGAACTCTACATACGCCCGCTTATTACCCCTTCGGATTTTGCCGCTCTGCTGTTGAAATGGCAAAATCCGGACACTGTCTGGGACCCTCAAGAAGAGCAGGCACTGGAGGCCATAAAAAAGGTCGTTGCCCCAATGGCCTACTATGAAGCCTTCCCGTTTTTGCCGCTTCAGGTTGACCAGGCTAGTTTTTCCAGTCCGCGTACGAAAGATGGCATTTTCGACGAACGCGACCCCGAACGTGGCGACTTGGACACGCTTCGGAGGCAGTTCTTCCAGGATGGCCAGCTCTACACGGCTCAACTAAAAACCATTCTGGACACCGTGGCCAGCCCCAACCTTTTCCCAGGCTATTACCAAGCCCACGTAAAGGAAATCCCGGACACGGAGCCCAGCGATTACACCCATACGTCACACGTAATTTTGTAAACTCCCATGCAGGAAATTCTAACCGAAGAACAAGAACTACAGGCCCAGCTCGATGCGATCAATGTCCGAAAGGGACAAATCGCCGCTGAAAAAGCCGCCGCCGCTGACGCTGAGCGAAACCGGCAAATCGCTATTCACCAGGAACTACTCCAGGATGCCAAGAACCTACGAGCAGAAGCTGGCCAGGCTACGGACCAACAGACCAAGCTCATGCTGTTAACCCAGGCCGCTGACGTGACCGCCGAAGCCAACCGGCTGGCTGTCGAGCTGGGTCTGGTCAAAGCTGAAGAACTGGAAGAAAAACCCGGTTTTACAGTTCCTGAGAAAGCAAGGCCATTTCTCTGGTTTGGTGGAATTGTCGGTATTCTGGGCTACTTGTACGCCCGATTCTTTGGCCTAAAGGACGTTATCGAGGCGATTAACGCCAAAGTTGAACCGTTCTCTCAGGTCCGGCCCTATGGCCTGGATTCCATCCAAAAGCTCGTTTTTGAAAAGTACTCTCTGGGAATGGACACTGTCGCGGTGTTCGTGTTGCTGGGCGTCTTTGTGCCCGTAGTCCTGGGTTATGTCCTGCCGTTTGGCAAAGGGAACAATTTTCAAACCGAGTTTAAAACGCTAACACCGTGGCAGAGAGTACTAACAAGTGTGTTGTTGCTTTTGGGTTTATTCTTGCTTGTGGGGCTTTCGCATTTAGTCAAAGCGTAAAACAGCCCAAGCCACCCAGAAACGACGACCTGGAGGAACGCTGGCGGCAAGTCTGGTTTGATTCTGCCAAAGCCGAAACCTGGGTACGTGAGAAAACCAACCGGAACGACCACCCCCGAATCAAGGAGTACAACCGCTTTGCTAAGGTGCCTTTAAATAGCCCGTATTGTGCCAGCGGCTTGTACTTCACAGCGAAAAAGGCAGGGCTCGACTTCGACCTGAAAAACCCCGCTGCCGTCCGGAGCTGGTTCTCGGATAAATCCAAGGTTATCTACGACCACCGACAACCCGGACGCTTCCAGGCAACGCCCCGGCGTATGGACGTCGTCTGGCTTTTCCAGAGCCATATCGAGGCCATAGCCGACCAGACCATTCCCCGCGACATTGAGGACGACGACATGATTAACACCGTCGCTTTCAATTCCAGAGGAAACAATGTGAAAGAAGGGGTATACCATCCGATGCGTCGCAAATGGCGGGACGTAAAACTGGTCGCCAACCACGTGACACCCTTCGTAAAAAAGAAAGAAAAAACCGAGGTAAAAACCTCACTCAAATAATGTCAAATTCTAGCGAACAAGACCAAATTTCCCTACTGGAGCGGGTACAGGCTCCAACCCCGAAAGTATTCCGGATAATCCGGAACGCGGGCGTAATTCTGGCCGTGATTTCTACCAGTCTACTATCCATCCAGGCCCAGGGCGTGAACGTACCAGAAATCGTTCTTTTTATGGCCGATAAAGCCTACGCCCTGGCGGGTGCCATCGCTGCCCTGGTGGCTCAGTTTACGGTCGATTACAAGGCCAAAGCAGAACGGGAAATTTTTAACAAATAGCCATGATTGACTTTACCCTAAACGGTGAAGCCAAGCAACTGCCCGAAAACTGGCAAGAGGTACGCCCCGACCTCTTGCCAGACTTGCTCCGGCTGTTGTTTGTCGAGCCAGAGAATACCTTTACCCAGCACCATATTCTACGCTTGACGCTGGGCTATTCCAAGAAGGAGTGGACGAAATTTTGCAGGATCTATTTTGGGGCAAAAGTCAGCGAAGAACGCAAGGATACCAACTCCGAAATGCTGGCTTTTCTCTTTGGTCGGTTGTCCTGGATGTGGACCGAATCGCTTACCGTGCAGCCGGTCGAATTTGTGGAAATCGAGCAGGTAAAGCACTTTTTGCCTGAGCCGTTTTTGAAGACAACCACCTACGGCGAATTAACCGACGCTTACATTCACCTGCGGGCCTTTACCGATCAACTGGAGCCAGGCGAAACCAGGCTACACCTGTTACTGGCCACCATTTGCCGACCCGAACAGCCAGGGGAGAATTACCAGCTAAACCCAGAGTGGAATGGCGATAAACGGGAGCCCTACAACGAACACGTGGCAGGCGTCCGGGCAAAAGCCTGGCAGGCCGTCCCGCTCTCCGTGAAAATTCCCATTTTGGTGTATTTCGTTGGTTCGTTGAAAGAGCTAATGGTCAGTTATGAAATTTACGAGACTGAAACCATCGACAACGTGGCCAGCGAGGAAGAATACCCCGGCCAGGGCTTCATCAAAAATCAGCACTTGCTCGCAGAAAAAGGCGTTTTTGGTACCATGAAGGAAACCCGCCAAGCAGGAGCTCACGAGGTTCTTTTGTTCCTGGAAGAATTTAAAAAAGACGAAGAGTACAAGGAGAAAAAACGCAAGGAGGCCGAAAATAAAAAATGACACCTACGAAACGATTCTGGCAATACTTAAAACCCATTTTAGAGGCTCAGCATGGCGTCAAATACGTTAAACTGTCGGATGGCAACCGGATGGACCGTTTAACGGCTGACAGCGTCAGTACGGACGTTTACCCCTGCGTTTTTGCCATTCGGCCCAAGTATCAGGGCACAGATGCCAACAGCGGTACGCTTTGGGCTCGATTCTCGACGATTTTATACATTTTCGAGAAAGCGGATTTGAACGACTACGACGACCAGGACGCTGCCTACGACCTATCGGAATTTATCGCTACTCAGATAGCACAGCAACTTTTTCACGACTCGAAAGATTACCGCTGTCTATTCGATTTAAACCAGTACCAGGCCGAACCCGTCGAGTACCAAATGTTAGACGCTGCCTGGGGGTATGAAGTGAAACTAACCATTTCGCTGCCCGCTAACGATCTTTTTTGCTAATGAGAAAAGCCCTGTATTACCGCGACCTTTTTGTTTTCTACCTGGCTTGTCTGTTAGCCTTACCCTTTACGTTTCTCTTTTATCTGGGCACCGATCTGGTAAAGCTAAAATGGCCTATGGGCTGCGTTCTGAAAACACAAATGGTGTATCAGAGCGTACGGTTTAAATTCAGGCCCAAGAGAGCCTAAAAGTTCCGGCCACGTGGTCGGAACTTTCGTTTTTTACCCGTCCTTTCCTGGCCCGGCTGAGCCGATCAATTTCACGAAAAAAACGCGTGACGCATGATTGATTTGCAAGCCCAAGGGATGGTTTTTTTACCCCTGAAATTTAGCCGTAACGAACTTACCTACACCATCGACGCGGCAGACCCAAGCCTGGCCAACCGGACCGGCTTAAAGTACTTTCTTGAAATTCTGGTACCGGCGTTTCCCCTGAGTCCGGATTTTGTTTTGTTGCACCGAAGCGAGGGCAGGGAGCGGCCCGTGGGTACAAACGGAAGCGTAAGCCTTTACGAAGGAGCGGACTTTTCGTATAACGACCGAAACGGGAAGCTGGACGGCCAGCTGAGCCTTTTAAAACCCGAATACGGTCAACGCTCGATGCGGCTTTCTGTTACGCAGACAATGCCTTTTAAATTACGTGAAATCGTAACGGGTGGCGTCGATTCCGATAAGACCAGCCCAACGCAGTGGGTTATAAAAGCGGGCATTTCTCTGGAACACTGGCCTGGCTACCAAAACGATTTCTGGAACAAGTACCAGGCACAGGCCCGCAAGTTTTTGACCTGGCAACCCAATGGCCGAACCGTAAGCCCAACCGAAGAAATTTATCTGAGCTTTGTTCTTAACTGTTTTCCGGTACCGGCCACGCTGAAGCTACGCGTTTCGTTCCACCTTTCCGACGGCAGCAGCACCCGGCCCCAAACCGTCAGCGAGCTGTCGGGCCTGACTCAGTATGGTGTGGTACTTTGCCCAGTTGGTCCCAAGATTCTGAACGTACCCGACGATTGCGAGCGGTACGACGTCTGGCTTTCCAACGAAAACGACGAATGTCTTTCGGAAATCCGGACTTATTATCTGGAGCAGCTCTACCAGCCATTTGAGCGGTTCATTCTCTTTTCCAATTCGCTGGGTGGCTGGGACACCTTACGGCTGACCGGCGAAACCACCGAGAAGCTCCGGGTTAGCCAGGTTACAGCCGAGCGGGCCCGGAAGTCTTCCGACCCCCTGGACTTCCCCGAAATGCTGGTAGTATCGACGGAAGGAGAGCGGGAACTGTCCTTTTCGACCGGCTATTTTCAAAAAGATTCTGCCGCCTGGCTGCGTTACCTAGATGAGCTGATACTGACCGAAGAAATTTACCTGGTCAGCGATCAGGGCTACGAGCCTTTACGGCGAACGACCAGCGAAGTAGTGGACCACCAGGACAACGTCTTTCTCCAGTCGCGTACGTTCTC
Coding sequences within it:
- a CDS encoding DUF6712 family protein produces the protein MLLSDSVIKARLGAVQTKLGWETMKPYAESAERKFKGVVGLAVCRYLETITTQSDAYELRALAESALTWSAYVLALPHLKVRVGDLGLMKTSPPNTVAITKWEYIDTLEAAEKQADENLEDFFELLDALKPAAWTESTAYAQRRKHFIRSYDELAAYVSLGGGRNGRFFSMLVPYIARAEELYIRPLITPSDFAALLLKWQNPDTVWDPQEEQALEAIKKVVAPMAYYEAFPFLPLQVDQASFSSPRTKDGIFDERDPERGDLDTLRRQFFQDGQLYTAQLKTILDTVASPNLFPGYYQAHVKEIPDTEPSDYTHTSHVIL
- a CDS encoding DUF5977 domain-containing protein; the encoded protein is MIDLQAQGMVFLPLKFSRNELTYTIDAADPSLANRTGLKYFLEILVPAFPLSPDFVLLHRSEGRERPVGTNGSVSLYEGADFSYNDRNGKLDGQLSLLKPEYGQRSMRLSVTQTMPFKLREIVTGGVDSDKTSPTQWVIKAGISLEHWPGYQNDFWNKYQAQARKFLTWQPNGRTVSPTEEIYLSFVLNCFPVPATLKLRVSFHLSDGSSTRPQTVSELSGLTQYGVVLCPVGPKILNVPDDCERYDVWLSNENDECLSEIRTYYLEQLYQPFERFILFSNSLGGWDTLRLTGETTEKLRVSQVTAERARKSSDPLDFPEMLVVSTEGERELSFSTGYFQKDSAAWLRYLDELILTEEIYLVSDQGYEPLRRTTSEVVDHQDNVFLQSRTFSFVKQSKVQNFSQLPANVPDIRPTVWVGQNYTHVLDAQGKRSGKMAATRLRKTYADDGTDVKPLTLKPNTPGDPDYQKPIFSPVVVVGSTPYPSLAISRKTSYNRTTCGNGYYGGPALVAIEAGKYGGESPGDGDALAEAEFLSKNTQAYTDEWGVCDNSPQNYAWDVPAGHWHYRTNYTAETLVSETALNPEKGNAWYLPQGSGYRYQNWQNDLNFPAPAAANAWRFGFYHSVPITVKTYINGQLVDTRTQNPNQESYSQFTYPGTLQSGDRLYLERSDA